A section of the Malus sylvestris chromosome 17, drMalSylv7.2, whole genome shotgun sequence genome encodes:
- the LOC126610373 gene encoding uncharacterized protein LOC126610373 — protein sequence MDQHFEDQHSEELQFKEEELEGSTQRRRGPSIPSWKEQPCSFDSSGECISDNSSAFSRHVAAEVTDYRNISMVRDWRLIKEEDKEVFRNKIKDYVIFQEEDIVKMLMIRHMTLKIVEHAHKEYRNKFKKKNVLY from the exons ATGGATCAACATTTTGAAGATCAACATTCTGAGGAACTCCAATTCAAAGAGGAAGAGTTAGAGG GATCAACTCAACGGAGACGTGGACCCTCAATTCCTAGTTGGAAAGAACAGCCTTGTTCATTTGATTCATCTGGAGAATGCATTAGTGATAATTCTAGTGCGTTTTCTAGACATGTAGCGGCAGAGGTTACAGATTATAGAAATATTTCAATGGTGAGAGATTGGCGTTTGATCaaggaagaagacaaggaagtgTTCAGGAATAAAATAaag gattatgttaTTTTTCAAGAAGAAGATATAGTAAAAATGCTAATGATCCGCCACATGACGCTTAAGATTGTGGAGCATGCACATAAAGAGTAtagaaataaatttaaaaaaaaaaatgtattataCTGA
- the LOC126611212 gene encoding 4-coumarate--CoA ligase 1-like — protein sequence MAIETIPNDIVYRSKLPDIPIPKHLPLHSYCLHNKNHSSSKPCIIDGATGDIYTFADVELNARRVASGLNKLGIQQGDVIMLLLPNSPAFAFAFLGASFRGAMTTAANPFFTPAEILKQAKASKAKLIITLACYYDKVKDLSSSSDDVHDIKLMCVDSPPDPSCLHFSELLQADENDMPEVDISPDDVVALPYSSGTTGLPKGVMLTHKGLVTSVAQQVDGENPNLYYSTDDVVLCVLPLFHIYSLNSVLLCGLRAGAAILMMNKFEIVSLLGLIDKYKVSIAPIVPPIVLAIAKFPDLDKYDLSSIRVLKCGGAPLGKELEDTVRAKFPNVTLGQGYGMTEAGPVLTMSLAFAKQPFEVKPGGCGTVVRNAELKIVDPESDASLPRNQPGEICIRGDQIMKGYLNDPESTRTTIDKEGWLHTGDIGFIDDDDELFIVDRLKELIKYKGFQVAPAELEALLITHPSVSDAAVVPMKDEAAGEVPVAFVVRSNNSQLTEDEVKQFISKQVVFYKRINRVFFIEAIPKSPSGKILRKDLRAKLAAGFPN from the exons ATGGCTATAGAAACTATCCCAAACGACATCGTTTACCGGTCCAAACTCCCCGACATCCCCATCCCAAAACACCTCCCTCTCCACTCCTACTGCCTCCACAACAAAAACCACTCGAGCTCTAAGCCCTGTATCATCGACGGCGCCACCGGAGACATATACACCTTCGCCGATGTGGAACTTAACGCACGCAGAGTAGCGTCAGGGCTCAACAAGCTTGGAATCCAACAAGGCGACGTCATCATGCTCTTGCTCCCCAACTCCCCAGCGTTCGCCTTTGCCTTCCTCGGAGCCTCCTTTCGCGGCGCTATGACAACCGCGGCGAACCCTTTCTTCACACCCGCCGAGATCTTAAAACAGGCCAAGGCCTCAAAAGCTAAACTCATCATCACCTTAGCGTGCTACTACGACAAGGTCAAGGACTTATCGTCATCAAGTGACGATGTTCACGACATTAAGCTAATGTGCGTCGACTCTCCGCCTGATCCGAGCTGTTTGCATTTCTCCGAGCTTCTTCAAGCTGATGAAAACGACATGCCGGAGGTTGACATCAGCCCAGACGACGTCGTCGCTCTACCCTACTCGTCCGGGACCACAGGCTTGCCTAAGGGGGTGATGCTAACGCACAAGGGTCTTGTGACAAGCGTTGCTCAGCAGGTGGACGGGGAAAATCCCAACTTGTATTATAGCACCGACGACGTCGTCTTATGCGTGCTGCCACTTTTTCATATTTATTCTTTGAACTCGGTATTGCTTTGTGGACTTAGAGCCGGAGCTGCCATTTTGATGATGAACAAGTTTGAGATTGTTTCCCTGTTGGGGTTGATCGACAAGTACAAGGTTAGTATTGCACCTATCGTGCCACCGATCGTGTTGGCCATCGCCAAGTTTCCCGATCTTGATAAGTACGATTTGTCGTCGATTCGAGTGCTTAAGTGTGGAGGGGCACCCCTTGGGAAGGAGCTTGAGGATACTGTGCGAGCCAAGTTTCCCAATGTCACACTTGGTCAG GGATATGGAATGACAGAGGCAGGGCCAGTATTGACCATGTCATTGGCATTTGCCAAGCAACCCTTCGAGGTCAAACCAGGTGGATGTGGCACCGTCGTCCGAAATGCAGAGCTCAAGATCGTTGATCCTGAATCTGATGCTTCTTTGCCACGCAACCAGCCTGGAGAGATTTGCATTAGAGGTGACCAGATCATGAAAG GTTATCTTAATGATCCGGAGTCGACAAGGACAACCATAGACAAGGAAGGTTGGCTACACACCGGTGATATAGGCTtcattgatgatgatgatgagctCTTCATTGTTGATCGGTTGAAGGAACTGATCAAATACAAAGGGTTTCAAGTGGCCCCTGCTGAACTTGAAGCCTTGCTCATCACCCATCCTAGTGTTTCTGATGCTGCTGTTGTCCC AATGAAGGATGAGGCAGCTGGAGAGGTTCCGGTTGCATTTGTAGTAAGGTCAAATAATTCTCAGCTCACTGAGGACGAAGTCAAGCAATTTATCTCTAAACAG GTTGtattttataaaagaataaatcgAGTATTTTTCATCGAAGCCATTCCGAAGTCACCGTCGGGCAAAATCTTGCGGAAGGACTTGAGAGCAAAGCTTGCTGCTGGGTTTCCAAACTGA
- the LOC126611943 gene encoding uncharacterized mitochondrial protein AtMg00810-like gives MIIFLAASYKWELRQLDVKNAFLHGDLEEEVYMKQPQGFVDSSKPGHVCKLVKSLYGLKQAPRAWNAKFTGYLPAMGFQMSQADTSLFIKHDGTDVIALLLYVDDIILTGANASKVQSVIQELSDVFDLKNMGKLSYFLGLQVEYKTNRDIFINKSKYATYLIHKAGMDSCKLTVTPCKPQTQFLASEGTPLDDPSIYRSLVGALQYLTFTRPDLSYAVNLACQYMTNPTHEHFGLIKRILRYVQGTIHCGLTYSSSSDHSITTFSDSDWAADPNTRRSITGFVVSMGQNSISWQSKKQSSVSRSSTEAEYKAFAHYVADIAWVRLLLKDLHQFVLEPPLLHFDNFFALALCSNPVFHTRIKHLDTNFHFVREKVQRKDLQVQYILTEHQIADILTKGLHGPAFFKHCCNLKLGKPS, from the coding sequence ATGATTATATTTCTTGCAGCTTCGTATAAATGGGAGTTACGGCAATTGGATGTCAAGaatgcatttttgcatggtgatttagaagaagaagtgtatatgAAGCAACCTCAAGGATTTGTGGATTCATCTAAGCCAGGGCATGTTTGTAAACTTGTGAAGTCTCtatatggtttgaaacaggCACCACGGGCCTGGAATGCCAAATTCACAGGTTATCTTCCTGCAATGGGATTTCAAATGTCTCAGGCAGATACAAGTCTCTTCATTAAGCATGATGGCACTGATGTAATTGCTTTGTTACTCTATGTCGACGACATAATATTGACAGGGGCCAATGCTTCAAAGGTGCAATCTGTCATTCAAGAACTTAGTGATGTGTTTGATTTAAAAAACATGGGCAAGTTGTCTTACTTTCTGGGATTACAGGTTGAATACAAGACCAATAGGGATATTTTTATCAATAAATCAAAGTATGCCACATATTTGATTCATAAGGCTGGTATGGACAGTTGCAAGCTTACTGTAACTCCATGTAAACCTCAAACACAATTTCTTGCTTCTGAAGGTACTCCTTTGGATGATCCAAGTATCTATAGGAGTTTGGTTGGTGCTTTACAGTATCTAACCTTTACCAGGCCTGATCTATCATATGCTGTTAATTTGGCATGTCAATATATGACTAATCCAACACATGAACATTTTGGTCTTATTAAGAGAATTTTGAGATATGTACAGGGCACTATTCACTGTGGACTCACATATTCCTCATCTTCAGATCATTCTATCACAACTTTCTCAGACTCTGATTGGGCTGCAGATCCTAATACTAGAAGATCTATTACTGGTTTTGTAGTATCCATGGGTCAAAATTCGATATCATGGCAATCGAAGAAACAATCCTCAGTGTCTAGAAGCTCAACAGAGGCTGAATACAAAGCCTTTGCCCATTATGTTGCAGATATAGCTTGGGTCAGGCTTTTGCTGAAGGATTTACATCAGTTTGTACTGGAACCACCTTTACTTcattttgacaatttttttgCTCTTGCTCTCTGTTCAAATCCAGTGTTTCACACAAGGATCAAGCACCTTGACACAAATTTTCATTTTGTCAGAGAGAAGGTTCAAAGAAAAGACTTACAAGTGCAGTATATTTTAACAGAGCATCAGATTGCAGATATTCTAACCAAGGGACTGCATGGTCCAGCTTTCTTCAAACATTGTTGCAATCTCAAGCTCGGGAAACCCAgctga